Proteins from one methanogenic archaeon mixed culture ISO4-G1 genomic window:
- a CDS encoding peptidase M50 family, with amino-acid sequence MDTATLVMILLCIVYIPIWVWTWRKPEAAARFHLVKYGPAILIKTQLGIRMMDKLGRYKRFWRVFGFISKLTSALLFFMMMYMLVLSLINLPARIGQGGMGIQYALAIPGFNPMLPLTYGILALFIAMVVHEMGHGIQSRANDCKVDATGLLYGVVPLGAFCEPNEQELAKLDRRPQMDIYSAGITINTFVAVIAFLLLLFIAGGISPALDSEGTDLNDKPGIYYIDDKSPAFDSEIPTSSLITGIKLQDEAEYKAIRAVTFNKATSFVCTDGTQVSPLNLYNLQYVTEGGVTHDSGSMQMGALIKRVTNNSPASSIGIEPLTYIVSITIIDASEQVTVYDIASSYDFMKTMSETKPGDRAVIETVAIATDLVVPAPVTHEEVTLTSSGSQGYLGLAVTDSGFTFTTPSIMLDRSLDPFYGCTTPFSYVQGILSYLSGPFNGMDPIPDSITWWYDAPNGDMTWVILKSLYWIFWLDLLLAISNALPAYPFDGGFLFEGGINWLLERLGIRDGEKRKQMSQNISSSISTVTLVMFILVIMAVVI; translated from the coding sequence ATGGACACGGCGACACTGGTCATGATTCTCCTATGCATCGTCTATATCCCGATCTGGGTATGGACATGGAGAAAGCCGGAGGCTGCCGCCAGATTCCATCTCGTCAAATACGGCCCTGCTATCCTCATCAAGACCCAGCTCGGGATCAGGATGATGGACAAGCTGGGCAGATACAAGAGGTTCTGGAGAGTATTCGGGTTCATCTCCAAGCTCACTTCCGCACTGCTGTTCTTCATGATGATGTACATGCTGGTCCTGTCACTGATCAACCTGCCGGCCAGGATCGGACAGGGAGGAATGGGCATACAGTATGCTCTGGCAATCCCGGGTTTCAACCCGATGCTTCCATTGACATACGGTATCCTGGCGCTGTTCATCGCAATGGTCGTCCACGAGATGGGACACGGTATCCAGTCCAGAGCGAACGACTGCAAGGTCGATGCAACAGGACTGCTCTACGGCGTGGTCCCCCTGGGGGCCTTCTGCGAACCCAACGAGCAGGAGCTGGCCAAACTGGACCGCAGGCCGCAGATGGACATCTATTCCGCTGGAATAACGATCAACACATTCGTCGCCGTGATCGCGTTCCTGTTGCTGCTCTTCATCGCAGGAGGGATATCTCCCGCCTTGGACAGCGAAGGCACCGATCTGAACGACAAGCCCGGCATATACTACATAGACGACAAGTCGCCGGCCTTCGATTCGGAGATACCCACATCATCCCTCATCACTGGCATCAAGCTCCAGGACGAAGCCGAATACAAGGCCATCAGAGCAGTCACGTTCAACAAGGCCACATCGTTCGTCTGCACAGACGGCACCCAGGTGTCGCCGTTGAATCTATACAACCTGCAATACGTCACTGAAGGGGGCGTAACGCACGACTCTGGATCCATGCAGATGGGTGCGCTAATCAAACGTGTCACTAACAACAGTCCGGCATCCAGCATCGGCATAGAGCCGCTCACGTACATCGTGTCGATCACCATCATCGATGCTTCCGAGCAGGTGACCGTTTATGATATCGCTTCCAGCTACGACTTCATGAAGACCATGAGCGAGACCAAGCCGGGGGACCGTGCGGTCATCGAGACCGTGGCCATCGCCACCGATCTGGTCGTCCCTGCACCGGTGACACATGAAGAGGTCACACTGACATCCTCCGGTTCCCAAGGATACCTCGGTCTAGCAGTCACGGACTCAGGATTCACGTTCACGACACCTTCCATAATGCTGGACAGGTCCCTTGACCCGTTCTACGGATGCACCACGCCCTTCAGCTACGTGCAGGGCATCCTGTCGTACCTTTCCGGTCCGTTCAACGGAATGGATCCTATCCCGGATTCCATCACCTGGTGGTACGACGCCCCCAACGGTGATATGACATGGGTGATCCTCAAGTCCCTCTATTGGATCTTCTGGTTGGATCTCCTCCTGGCGATATCCAATGCCCTTCCCGCCTACCCGTTCGATGGAGGCTTTTTATTTGAGGGAGGCATCAATTGGCTGCTAGAAAGGCTAGGCATCAGGGACGGTGAGAAGCGCAAGCAGATGTCACAGAACATCTCCAGCAGCATCTCGACGGTGACACTGGTCATGTTCATCCTGGTGATAATGGCCGTAGTGATATGA